The nucleotide window ACTTCATATTCTAAATCAAAGTCGGAAATGGTGCCGTAAAAGTTTTTATCAAGCACAAGTAATCCTTTTTTATAGTCTTTTTCCGCACGGATAGTTTTTAGGGAGCCGAAAAGCTTTAGATCTTCGTGATTGATGCCAATTTCTTTAAGCGTATCTCGAACTGGACCTACCGGAATATTGGCGCCATATAAAATTGCTGTAGCTTGATCTGCTCCTAAAATTTGGGTCGTTTCCATAAGACCTCTAGCTTCGGGCGTTTTTAATGTCAATTGATACTGTGTTTCTAATTTGCGGATGCGAAGGGCAGATTGGCGTTCTTTTAGGCCGAATTCTGCTGTATCTAAGTAATAATTGGTTTGTTCAAAGTAGTCGTCTTCTTTTATATGAAAGGCGTCGATGAGTCTAGTATATTCCTCTTGTGTTAAAAGGTTACGGAATTCGATTTCTAATTCTTTTACCATTTGGTTCAGCTCCTTTTAATGAAATGTTGCACCTAAATCTTGTGCATAAAATTGAATGGCTTTTTTGTAGCTTATAATATCTTTGTCTTCCGTTGTTTCTGTGAGTAAAATTAAGGCGTCTTCTAAAGCTTCTTGACCGCATCCCTGGCTAAACTTGGTCATGATTGAAAAAGTTCGTAGCGCGTTGTTATTAGGGAATTCTTGTAATGCTTTTTGAAAGAGGACAGCAGCCTTTTCTGGGGCGCCTGTGATGCGATAAGTGCTACCAAGTCCAATATAAGCTTCTTTACGATCTTCATCAGGAAGGCCGTTTTGTAAGGCTTTTTCATAAAAGGGAATGGCTTCGTCTTCTTTTCCAAGAGCATCGTGCGACCATGCAGCAAAATAATTTAGTTTCGCATTTTCTGGATCTGTTTTTAGTTCTAGCAGGGATTTTGTACGCGCTGTCTCATAGTCGCCGTTTTGAAGTAATGTAAGAATCATTTTAGCACCATCCTTTTTATTGTTTTAGCGCTTCGGTTTTATTTTAACACGGGAATGAAAAAAAGGTTACTTTTAGCAAGGTGGATTGGATGCTTTTGTGTTAAAATATAACTGATGTTGCATTATTTTAATCATGACTATACTTGAGGTGAGCGATTTGAACCATTGGGAAGATTTTTTAGCACCGTATAAACAAGCTGTCGAAGAACTTAAAATTAAACTTAAAGGAATGCGTTCACAATTTGAGCTTGAAAATAATCACTCGCCAATTGAATTTGTTACTGGACGAGTGAAGCCTGTTGCGAGCATATTAGACAAAGCAAATCAAAAAAGTATTGCACTAGATCATTTAGTAGAAGAAATGCAAGATATTGCTGGACTCCGGATGATGTGCCAATTTGTGGATGACATTGAAGTAGTAGTTCGCCTTTTACGGCAACGAAATGATTTTCGGATTGTCGAAGAACGCGATTATATTACCAATAAGAAACCCAGTGGATATCGGTCATATCATGTGGTAATTGAATATCCAGTAGAAACGATTCAAGGCGAAAAGAAAATTCTAGCAGAAATCCAAATTAGGACACTGGCAATGAATTTTTGGGCAACAATTGAACATTCGGTAAACTATAAATATCAAGGTGAATTTCCAGAAGCAATCAACACTAGATTAAAACGCGCTGCTGAAGCGGCTTTTCAACTAGATGAGGAAATGTCCCAAATTAGAGAAGAAGTGCAAGAAGCGCAAGTCTATTTTTCACAAAATAAAGATGTAGCAAAGGATAAAAAATCAGCACATCAAGTAATGCCAAAGAAAGATAAGTAAAAGGTGTAAGAATAGGGGCGAATAGAAATAATGAAATATATGATTACTTCCAAAGGAGACGAAAAGTCTGACCTACTTAGATTAAATATGATTGCAGGTTTTGGGGAACACAATATGGAATATGATGAAGATGAGCCTGAAATTGTTATTTCTATTGGGGGAGATGGGACCTTTTTATCGGCCTTTCATCAGTATGAAGAAAGACTAGATGAAATTGCATTTATTGGAATTCATACGGGGCATCTTGGTTTTTATGCAGATTGGCGTCCAGCTGAAGCGGAAAAGCTAGTTAAACTTTTAGCAAAAGGTGAATATCAGAAAGTATCTTATCCGCTTCTAAAAACCACGGTGAAGTACGGTATTGGTAAAAAAGAAGCTGAATACTTAGCGCTGAATGAATCAACTGTAAAGAGTTCTGGTGGACCATTTGTCGTTGATGTCGTTATGAATGATATCCATTTTGAACGTTTTCGTGGAGATGGGCTTTGTATGTCGACACCAAGCGGAACAACAGCTTACAATAAGTCACTAGGTGGTGCTTTGATGCATCCGTCTATTGAAGCGATGCAACTTACGGAAATGGCTTCTATTAATAATCGTGTTTATCGCACAATTGGAAGCCCGCTTGTTTTTCCAAAGCATCATATTGTTAGTCTGCAGCCAGTAAACGATAAAGATTTCCAGATTTCTGTGGATCATTTAAGTATCTTACATCGGGATGTACAAGAAATTCGTTATGAAGTATCGGCGAAAAAAATTCATTTTGCAAGGTTTAGATCATTTCCGTTTTGGCGCCGTGTACATGATTCATTTATTGAAGATTAAGCTAGCAGGAGGAAGCATGTGTTTTTAAAATGGCAAGTAGAAGAGAAAGATAATGGCTTACTTCTTAGGACTTTTCTTAGAAATAAGCATATTTCCAAACAATTATTAACGGCAGTGAAGTTTAGCGATGATGGTAAAATCGAAGTAAATGGAACAGAACAAAATGTCCTTTATCAAGTGAAAGTAGGCGATGAAGTGTGCCTTACTTTTCCAAGAGAACAACAAAATGAGCGTTTACTAGCAGAATATACAGCGTTAGAAATTATTTTTGAAGATGAATTTTTGCTAATTATTAATAAACCTGCTGGGATGGCATCTATTCCATCTCAGTACCATCCGAGCGGTTCTGTAGCAAATTTTGTTAAAGGGCATTATGAGAAACAAGGATTAACAAGTGCCATTCATATTGTGACGAGGCTTGACAGAGAAACGTCGGGTTTGATGTTAATTGCTAAAAATCGCTTTGCTCATGCAAGACTGAGTACTTTTTTGCAACAAGGTTTACTAAAAAGGAGTTATCAGGCATTTACGTCAGGAGCTTTAAATAATCGAAGCGGCTCCATTGAAGCGCCTATTGGACGTAAAACAGTGAGTATTATGGAGCGTTTTGTTACACCAGAAGGAAAGTATGCTAAAACGAATTATGAAGTACTCAAGCGCTACGAGGCGTTCGATCATGTGGCGATTCAACTTGAGACTGGAAGGACACACCAGATTCGGGTTCATTTTTCGTATATTGGTCATCCGCTGATTGGTGATGATATGTATGGTGGTGAGACAACCTTGTTAAGAAGACAAGCGTTGCATTCTTGTCATCTACATTTAATTCATCCACTTACAGAAGAATACCTGACATTTGATTTACCGTTACCTAAAGACATGGAAGAGATTATTCCAAAATCGAAGTAATAAGAGTTTGAAAAAGTTATTAGGTCATGTAAAATAAAAGAAGCGAATCAAATCGCATCAATTTTAGGAGGAATAACATGAATTTATCATTAGAGGGAAAAACATATGTAGTTATGGGAGTTGCAAATAAACGTAGTATTGCTTGGGCTATAGCTCGCTCATTAAACGAAGCGGGAGCGAAATTAGTATTTACATACGCAGATGATCGTGCGAAAAAAAGCATTACGGAACTTGTACCATCTTTAAATGAAGTAAACCAAGAACCACTGATCTTAGCTTGTGACGTAACTAGTGAGGAAGCTATCACAGAAACTTTTGAAACAATTAAAAATAAAGTT belongs to Listeria ivanovii subsp. ivanovii and includes:
- a CDS encoding CYTH domain-containing protein — its product is MVKELEIEFRNLLTQEEYTRLIDAFHIKEDDYFEQTNYYLDTAEFGLKERQSALRIRKLETQYQLTLKTPEARGLMETTQILGADQATAILYGANIPVGPVRDTLKEIGINHEDLKLFGSLKTIRAEKDYKKGLLVLDKNFYGTISDFDLEYEVADYDKGKEIFTKLLKDYQITDQPAENKVARFYNHVYRNNG
- a CDS encoding tetratricopeptide repeat protein, coding for MILTLLQNGDYETARTKSLLELKTDPENAKLNYFAAWSHDALGKEDEAIPFYEKALQNGLPDEDRKEAYIGLGSTYRITGAPEKAAVLFQKALQEFPNNNALRTFSIMTKFSQGCGQEALEDALILLTETTEDKDIISYKKAIQFYAQDLGATFH
- a CDS encoding GTP pyrophosphokinase family protein, whose product is MNHWEDFLAPYKQAVEELKIKLKGMRSQFELENNHSPIEFVTGRVKPVASILDKANQKSIALDHLVEEMQDIAGLRMMCQFVDDIEVVVRLLRQRNDFRIVEERDYITNKKPSGYRSYHVVIEYPVETIQGEKKILAEIQIRTLAMNFWATIEHSVNYKYQGEFPEAINTRLKRAAEAAFQLDEEMSQIREEVQEAQVYFSQNKDVAKDKKSAHQVMPKKDK
- a CDS encoding NAD kinase, which codes for MKYMITSKGDEKSDLLRLNMIAGFGEHNMEYDEDEPEIVISIGGDGTFLSAFHQYEERLDEIAFIGIHTGHLGFYADWRPAEAEKLVKLLAKGEYQKVSYPLLKTTVKYGIGKKEAEYLALNESTVKSSGGPFVVDVVMNDIHFERFRGDGLCMSTPSGTTAYNKSLGGALMHPSIEAMQLTEMASINNRVYRTIGSPLVFPKHHIVSLQPVNDKDFQISVDHLSILHRDVQEIRYEVSAKKIHFARFRSFPFWRRVHDSFIED
- a CDS encoding RluA family pseudouridine synthase produces the protein MFLKWQVEEKDNGLLLRTFLRNKHISKQLLTAVKFSDDGKIEVNGTEQNVLYQVKVGDEVCLTFPREQQNERLLAEYTALEIIFEDEFLLIINKPAGMASIPSQYHPSGSVANFVKGHYEKQGLTSAIHIVTRLDRETSGLMLIAKNRFAHARLSTFLQQGLLKRSYQAFTSGALNNRSGSIEAPIGRKTVSIMERFVTPEGKYAKTNYEVLKRYEAFDHVAIQLETGRTHQIRVHFSYIGHPLIGDDMYGGETTLLRRQALHSCHLHLIHPLTEEYLTFDLPLPKDMEEIIPKSK